TAAAGAAGCAGCCATAACGTACAATGAAAAATGAACCAATATCGCTATTATCGGGGGTGGTAGGTAACCAAAGCAAGTTAGGTTTGTGCTGCCAAATATCCCCGGGAAGCGAAATTGAGATCCACCACGTCGGCTTCCACCTTGCCGATGGATACCTGCAACCCGAGACCGCCAGCCTTGGTACGAATATACGCCAAACCAAACACCCCTTCTGGCGTTTCCGTACAGCTGGTTAGGGTTCCCACCTGTTTGCCGTCTAGCATCACTGGCGTTCCCGGTTCCACGAAACTTGGCAGGCGAACTCCCCAAAGTTGGGTTTTCACGCCTTTGTAGGTATTCAACCTGGCAATGGTTTCCTGACCGATGTAGCAACCTTTTTCAAAAGAAATATTATGCCACAAAGCGGCTTCTAGAGGATTGTAATCTTCGGTTAATTCTGCTTCTGCTGCCGGTCTTCCCTGCAAAATTCGTAGTTTCTCCCAACAAGCATCTCCCATAGGGGGAACGCCGGCGGTTTCTGTTAGCAGTTGCCAGACGGTGGCGGCTTCCTCGCGGTTGACTATTAGTGTATATCCTGGCATTGCCAATCCATTGCCGGTGGCAACCCGTACTTGCATTTGTTGCAAATCAACCATTTGGTGGCTGTTGGCAGGTAAGTCAACCGAAACTCCCAATTTTTCCCAAACGGTATCGCTTTGGGGTCCAATTAAACTAAAAATGCTGTGGGTATCGCTAATATCTTCTAGTTCTACCTTATCAAAAGGAAAGATATAGCGGTCCAACCATTTCATCATAGTTTCCCGTCGATTGGGAGAAACCAGCAGCAAAATGGCATCTTCGGTGGCATAGGCAGTAGCCAGATCGATAGTCCGTGCCGTAGAATTGGTAAATACGGTATCTTGGCTTTGTCCTGGCTGGAGATTGTTAAAGTCGTTGGTACTTTGGTTGTGTAAAAACCGCAACTGTTCTTCGCCGGATAGCCGCAGCAATCCCCAGTGAGAGCGATCGCATATAGCGACTTGGTTCCTGGCAGCCGCCAACGCTTCGGCATCGTTGCCAAAACTCACCGGTATGGACTGGGTATCCCTATCAAAGGTGGCACCTAGGTCTTTTTGTATCTGTTGTAATGTAGTGGTTGTCATCGGTGTTTCCAGAAGCTATCCATCTTTACGATTGTCTATATTTTGAATATAGGGAATCAAGGAACTTGACGTAAACGCGATCGCAGCGAGGGGTTTCTACATCGGTAGCTGGTTGGTAGCCATATTTTTCGTACAGCTTGACCGCTTCGGTGAGAACGCTGGCTGTCTCCACCCAGATGGCTTCAAATCCTCTAGCTGCGATCGCAGCTTCTAATTGTTGTAGCAAAAATTTGCCCATCCCACTGCCGCGAACCGACGGCAGCAAATACATTTTCCGAATCTCCACTTGGGTTGAGGATAGTTGAGACGCTTGATTTTCTCCACGAAAGACGGGATAGTAGCCGCCAGTTCCCACCACAGTTCCCTGTTTTTCCACCACCCAAAACTCGCCGCCAGTTTCCCAATAATATTTTTCCACCTCTACCACATCGCGATCGCTGGTTTCCGGTTCCCAAGCCAAACCGTACTCCGTTAACACTTCCTCAATAATCTTCGCACAAATATCGCGATCGCCAGGTTCCCAAGGTCGAATTACCACATCCGCTTTCCAGGTCAACGACATCGCAGCCAACCATCCTCCCTATCGTTTTTGAAAACTTGCTGGTTCCCAACCATACCACAAACAAACCGCCAGCCAACTCACCGACAAAAGTCCGGCAATGCTGAGGGTCAATCCCCCGATAGGGAACCAACAATCCCAACACTGGCAAAATCGCACCGCTTATGGTAGCAATAAAAATTGCCAAAGAAGTACGTTATAGGTCTGTTCTACCATATACCGCAATTGCGGTGCGTATGGTTCCCCATCTTTTCCCCAGCTATGCTAGCCGCCATTTCTTTAACCTGTGCCTGTTCCCAATGGTGGTAGCGATTCGCTAACGTAGAACAGAGAAAAAATCCCGCCACTAACCAACACAAAACCAACGTAGCATGTGGCCATCCCTGCAACCAGCGATCGTACCCCCACAGCCAAGCATACAACCAGGGTGGATTGGTTTTCTGACCTTGGGAAAAATTGAACAACGCTAAGATCGTTCCCAACAACCCCACCAAAACCAACAAAACCAGTCACAACCGCATCATTTGCAACCCAAACTGCATTAGTTCCTGGGGATGGGTTCGAGGAGATGGGGAATGCCTTGCGAACTTTGCGAGAGAAGCCATATAAAATGATTCCAAACCAATACCAACTCAAAATGGGGATGGATGTTACAGCGGAAAAAGTTCCCAGTTCCCCTCTTTATCCGCGATCGCACTTTCCAACTTGAAGATAGCGCACCATCCCACAGGATTCTTCAGAAACGAAGTTTCCCATTTTCCTCAATTCTTGACTTTCAAAAATTTTCCTAGAAATGGCAGATAGATTTCTTTGACTTTTCCCTCTGACAAATCAAGCATACCACCAATGAAAG
This window of the Geitlerinema sp. PCC 9228 genome carries:
- a CDS encoding folate-binding protein YgfZ, which codes for MTTTTLQQIQKDLGATFDRDTQSIPVSFGNDAEALAAARNQVAICDRSHWGLLRLSGEEQLRFLHNQSTNDFNNLQPGQSQDTVFTNSTARTIDLATAYATEDAILLLVSPNRRETMMKWLDRYIFPFDKVELEDISDTHSIFSLIGPQSDTVWEKLGVSVDLPANSHQMVDLQQMQVRVATGNGLAMPGYTLIVNREEAATVWQLLTETAGVPPMGDACWEKLRILQGRPAAEAELTEDYNPLEAALWHNISFEKGCYIGQETIARLNTYKGVKTQLWGVRLPSFVEPGTPVMLDGKQVGTLTSCTETPEGVFGLAYIRTKAGGLGLQVSIGKVEADVVDLNFASRGYLAAQT
- a CDS encoding GNAT family N-acetyltransferase, with the protein product MSLTWKADVVIRPWEPGDRDICAKIIEEVLTEYGLAWEPETSDRDVVEVEKYYWETGGEFWVVEKQGTVVGTGGYYPVFRGENQASQLSSTQVEIRKMYLLPSVRGSGMGKFLLQQLEAAIAARGFEAIWVETASVLTEAVKLYEKYGYQPATDVETPRCDRVYVKFLDSLYSKYRQS